The following are encoded in a window of Providencia rettgeri genomic DNA:
- a CDS encoding molecular chaperone — translation MCRLIVYFLLVIFPALELYAQAEVKNDILFSLQRHTYIEGDKSISIGMRNTENSAYLVQTMMTWLDESSGVKQLTKEDAIPFIVTPPLNRFEPGQYYDWRIIFSGNSTLLAKDRESVFLAKFVLIPASNKAVKNTSDMAVLRALTFKIYYRPKTLKSLKIENVQDKISFRHDGNKLIVKNDSPLYLMLDKVSVGNIAIDSNELFKPLIPFSEQTIMLPENIGVVNEVEWNLLDEFAFSLEKRISKLN, via the coding sequence ATGTGCAGACTTATTGTTTATTTTTTATTGGTTATATTTCCAGCGTTGGAGCTTTACGCTCAGGCGGAGGTTAAAAATGATATTTTATTTTCCTTGCAAAGGCATACCTATATTGAGGGGGATAAAAGTATTTCTATTGGCATGAGAAATACAGAGAATTCTGCCTATTTAGTACAAACAATGATGACATGGTTAGATGAATCTAGCGGTGTTAAACAACTGACTAAAGAAGATGCAATACCTTTTATCGTCACACCGCCATTGAATAGGTTTGAACCTGGGCAATATTATGATTGGCGAATTATTTTTTCAGGTAATAGCACATTATTAGCGAAAGATCGGGAATCCGTTTTTTTAGCAAAATTTGTTTTAATACCAGCATCAAATAAAGCGGTGAAAAATACGTCAGATATGGCTGTTTTACGAGCGCTGACATTTAAAATTTATTATCGTCCCAAAACACTCAAGTCTCTGAAAATTGAGAATGTTCAAGATAAAATATCTTTCAGACATGATGGCAATAAGTTGATTGTTAAAAATGACTCACCTTTGTATTTGATGCTTGATAAAGTTTCTGTTGGAAATATAGCGATAGATAGTAATGAATTATTTAAACCATTGATACCTTTCTCTGAGCAAACAATAATGCTTCCTGAAAATATAGGGGTAGTTAATGAAGTGGAATGGAATTTATTAGATGAGTTTGCTTTTTCTTTGGAAAAACGAATAAGCAAGCTAAATTAA
- the modD gene encoding ModD protein — MIYLPDALIDQLLLDDIQYGDLTTRALGLNSQLGVMTFTSKYGGCVSGIHIAKRMLEKLGITCECLSHDGQLVEPHTILIHGTGPIDALHQAWKAVQNVLEWCGGVSHYTQQMVAILRQYQPNGQLACTRKTIPNTKPLALTAILAGGAIIHRTGSAESILLFTNHRQCLENPDDWCAHIQTLRQNAPEKLIIVEADNYQQAELAIKAQADIVQLDKLPIEQIQQLQQLATAQNRPCQLSLAGGINLKTIEAFAQTGVPLLVTSAPYYAAPRDIKVKIFKQ, encoded by the coding sequence ATGATTTATCTACCTGATGCCTTAATTGACCAATTACTGTTGGATGATATTCAATATGGTGACCTCACTACCCGAGCTCTCGGGTTAAATTCTCAGCTTGGTGTGATGACATTTACTTCTAAATATGGGGGGTGTGTCAGTGGTATCCACATTGCCAAACGCATGTTAGAGAAACTTGGGATCACTTGTGAATGCCTTTCTCACGATGGGCAACTTGTCGAGCCGCACACGATTTTAATTCATGGGACAGGGCCGATTGACGCTTTACACCAAGCTTGGAAAGCGGTACAGAACGTCCTTGAGTGGTGCGGTGGTGTCAGCCACTATACCCAACAAATGGTCGCTATCTTGCGTCAATATCAACCCAATGGACAACTCGCCTGTACCCGAAAAACTATTCCCAACACTAAGCCTCTTGCCTTAACTGCGATTTTGGCAGGGGGCGCTATTATTCATCGAACAGGCAGTGCAGAAAGTATATTGCTATTTACTAACCATCGCCAATGCCTTGAAAATCCAGATGATTGGTGTGCTCATATACAAACGCTACGCCAAAATGCTCCTGAAAAGTTAATCATTGTTGAAGCGGATAATTATCAACAAGCTGAACTTGCTATCAAGGCACAAGCGGATATTGTGCAACTCGATAAATTGCCGATAGAACAAATTCAGCAATTACAGCAGCTCGCCACAGCGCAAAATCGGCCTTGCCAGTTATCGTTAGCGGGCGGGATAAATTTAAAAACCATTGAGGCATTTGCACAAACTGGTGTGCCATTGTTAGTAACATCGGCACCTTATTATGCTGCACCTCGAGATATAAAAGTGAAAATTTTTAAGCAGTAA
- a CDS encoding TonB-dependent receptor plug domain-containing protein has product MKIKQITYLVGMALFAAQGHAASAPKAEKNSDVMSVWSTPLAADANIITEQQMQQLNKTNVAQALSTLPGVSIQKSGNRNETQVNVRGFDSRQVPIFFDGIPTYVPYDGTLDLGRFMTSELASVELSTGYTSLLQGPNLMGGAINLTTATPKKPFEANISLNQGFARGADNAHNISARLGGRNDLGFIQVSGSQYKQRFMGIPSSENNNPLAGNHGRRPNSATDDKRMMVKVGWTPREADEYVVTYLKQDGDKNSPPSVTNAKPQIWQWPAYDKESIYFNGTTQITDDIALQSRLYHDTFKNTLHQYRSVKDYKDGTYNYSRYDDYSNGADMRADFTVRELDMLSFAAHWKEDVHRARARKDVPFDHYKDNTYSIATEYQWVATDNLDIIGGIGYDWRKSADGKRYDYKSSGFEKYDGNSQHAFNWEVMARYHLANEDTVQFSVSERSRFPTQKERYTKEKMKTPATFVINPHLDAERALTYDLTYKGHISPIWSYTSSVYYNHVSDAIMAHRIGTDKNGAPILENRNSGKVDYFGIDLGTTGQITDWMEAGLSYGYIHADPKHYSVKHVAELPTHKAFAWVKFTPYEPFSITVTEEARSWAFNYVDDESKVRGFAKTDLRLDYDLGKGVSVNTSVNNLFDKSYEYTNGYIEEGRNYWLGIEYKY; this is encoded by the coding sequence ATGAAAATAAAACAAATTACCTATTTGGTTGGGATGGCTTTATTCGCAGCACAGGGGCACGCCGCATCTGCCCCTAAAGCAGAAAAAAATAGTGATGTGATGTCTGTCTGGAGTACGCCACTGGCGGCGGATGCCAATATCATCACTGAGCAGCAAATGCAGCAATTGAATAAAACCAATGTGGCACAAGCATTGAGTACCCTACCGGGTGTTTCCATTCAAAAATCAGGTAACCGTAATGAAACGCAAGTGAATGTACGTGGTTTCGATAGCCGCCAAGTCCCTATCTTTTTTGATGGTATCCCAACCTACGTCCCTTATGACGGCACACTGGACTTAGGGCGTTTTATGACCAGCGAGCTAGCGAGTGTTGAGCTTTCTACAGGCTATACCTCGTTACTGCAAGGACCAAACTTAATGGGTGGTGCGATTAACTTAACCACCGCAACCCCAAAAAAGCCGTTTGAAGCCAATATCAGCTTAAACCAAGGTTTTGCCCGTGGTGCAGATAATGCCCACAATATTAGCGCACGACTAGGTGGTCGCAATGACTTAGGGTTTATTCAAGTCAGTGGTAGCCAGTATAAACAGCGTTTTATGGGAATACCGAGCTCTGAAAACAACAACCCGTTAGCAGGCAATCATGGTCGTCGCCCGAATTCAGCCACCGACGACAAACGCATGATGGTGAAAGTGGGCTGGACACCTCGTGAAGCCGACGAATATGTGGTTACCTATCTAAAACAAGATGGGGATAAAAATAGCCCGCCGAGTGTGACAAATGCCAAACCTCAAATTTGGCAATGGCCAGCTTATGACAAAGAAAGTATTTATTTCAATGGAACAACCCAAATAACCGATGACATCGCATTACAGAGCCGCCTGTACCACGATACATTCAAGAATACACTTCATCAATATAGATCTGTTAAGGACTATAAAGACGGCACCTATAACTACAGCCGTTACGATGACTACAGCAATGGTGCCGATATGCGTGCTGATTTTACCGTACGTGAACTCGATATGCTGTCATTTGCCGCACACTGGAAAGAAGACGTTCACCGTGCCCGTGCAAGAAAAGATGTGCCCTTCGACCACTATAAAGACAATACCTATTCTATTGCTACAGAATATCAATGGGTCGCCACTGATAACTTAGATATTATCGGCGGTATTGGTTATGACTGGCGTAAAAGTGCCGATGGTAAACGCTATGATTACAAATCAAGCGGTTTTGAGAAATACGATGGCAATAGCCAACATGCGTTCAACTGGGAAGTGATGGCACGCTACCACTTAGCGAACGAAGATACCGTGCAGTTCTCCGTATCGGAAAGAAGCCGTTTCCCTACGCAAAAAGAGCGTTATACCAAAGAAAAAATGAAAACGCCTGCCACTTTTGTTATTAACCCACACCTTGATGCTGAGCGAGCACTGACTTACGATTTAACCTATAAAGGGCATATCTCTCCGATTTGGTCATACACCTCAAGTGTTTATTACAACCACGTTTCAGATGCCATTATGGCACATCGTATTGGCACAGATAAAAATGGAGCCCCTATATTAGAAAACCGCAATAGTGGTAAAGTCGACTACTTTGGTATTGATCTAGGCACGACAGGCCAAATTACCGATTGGATGGAAGCCGGTTTAAGCTACGGGTATATCCATGCGGATCCTAAGCACTACAGCGTCAAACACGTAGCTGAATTGCCAACCCATAAAGCCTTTGCTTGGGTAAAATTCACCCCTTATGAGCCGTTTAGTATTACAGTGACCGAAGAGGCGAGAAGCTGGGCATTTAACTATGTGGATGATGAAAGTAAAGTGCGCGGATTTGCTAAAACAGATTTGCGCTTAGATTATGACTTAGGGAAAGGTGTATCAGTAAACACATCTGTGAATAATTTATTTGATAAATCTTATGAATACACAAATGGGTATATTGAAGAAGGGCGAAATTACTGGTTAGGAATTGAATATAAATACTAA
- a CDS encoding isoaspartyl peptidase/L-asparaginase family protein, with product MFLFLLFVTPFVFAENNYFRLVIHGGAGDITEQNISEELKKEHEKKLTEALQAGYTILSQGGDSIDAVQAAVMVMEDSPLYNAGKGASLTVDNKVELDASIMDGRDHKAGAVAGVSHIRNPIMAAYKVMTKSPYVMMGGIGAEEFAQAEGLDIVEPSYFIIESRTEQLKKVKEISQKVEQEKGVNAALYQDPLMYDYKYGTVGAVAVDIRGNLAAATSTGGTTNKHYGRIGDSPIIGAGTYADNNTIAISTTGLGEAFIRTVAAYDVAAQIKYRQTPLAEAAKNTLNSVQEMGGAGGMIAVDNKGNFIMQFNTKGMFRGTIGQDGVPQVAIYGL from the coding sequence ATCTTTCTTTTTCTACTGTTTGTTACTCCTTTCGTATTCGCTGAAAATAACTATTTTCGCCTAGTTATTCACGGTGGTGCCGGAGATATTACGGAACAGAATATATCGGAAGAATTAAAAAAAGAACACGAAAAAAAACTCACGGAAGCATTACAAGCGGGATACACAATTTTATCGCAAGGGGGCGATAGTATTGATGCTGTCCAAGCGGCAGTAATGGTGATGGAGGATTCACCCTTATATAACGCGGGTAAAGGTGCATCATTAACGGTTGATAATAAAGTCGAATTAGATGCCTCGATCATGGATGGCCGTGACCATAAGGCGGGTGCAGTCGCAGGGGTTTCTCATATTAGAAACCCTATAATGGCGGCCTATAAGGTGATGACTAAAAGCCCCTACGTGATGATGGGGGGGATTGGTGCTGAAGAATTTGCACAAGCTGAAGGGTTAGATATTGTCGAACCCTCTTATTTTATTATTGAATCACGGACTGAACAGTTAAAAAAGGTTAAGGAGATTAGCCAAAAGGTTGAGCAAGAAAAAGGCGTTAATGCGGCTTTGTATCAAGACCCTCTAATGTATGACTATAAGTATGGCACGGTGGGGGCTGTTGCAGTCGATATTCGCGGTAATTTAGCGGCTGCGACTTCAACGGGAGGGACAACCAATAAGCATTATGGCCGTATAGGCGACTCTCCGATTATTGGCGCAGGAACTTATGCAGATAATAATACGATTGCGATTTCAACCACAGGCTTAGGTGAAGCTTTTATTCGTACCGTGGCGGCTTACGATGTGGCGGCACAAATTAAATATCGACAAACACCTCTTGCAGAGGCGGCAAAAAATACACTGAATTCTGTGCAGGAAATGGGGGGCGCAGGGGGGATGATTGCAGTCGATAATAAAGGTAATTTTATTATGCAGTTTAACACTAAAGGTATGTTTAGAGGGACGATAGGGCAAGATGGCGTGCCGCAAGTGGCTATTTATGGCCTATAA
- a CDS encoding FidL-like protein translates to MKKYILVSIAIIATASISSILINKKENDIKICHSEVVWIKDNSTPEGLVLESKLNVMLSDENSGRINIYGNIKDRDKAYRVDRAIYFSYQPIDRKNNYLLSFKSSSVTISDNTPNELFSNFIQLEKDKIKYYVNVTKMNDNIYILKDEAFSSFTCHLD, encoded by the coding sequence ATGAAAAAGTATATTCTTGTATCGATTGCTATCATTGCGACAGCCTCAATATCATCTATCTTAATAAATAAAAAAGAAAATGATATTAAAATTTGTCATTCTGAAGTTGTGTGGATTAAAGATAACAGCACACCAGAAGGGCTGGTTTTAGAATCAAAGCTTAATGTGATGTTATCAGATGAAAACTCAGGGAGAATAAATATTTATGGAAACATTAAAGATAGGGATAAGGCTTATCGAGTTGATAGGGCAATTTACTTTAGCTATCAGCCCATTGACCGAAAAAACAATTATTTATTAAGCTTTAAATCATCTTCTGTGACTATATCGGATAATACACCAAATGAACTATTTTCTAATTTTATTCAATTAGAAAAAGATAAAATAAAATATTATGTCAATGTTACAAAAATGAATGACAATATTTATATTTTAAAAGATGAAGCGTTTTCTTCTTTTACTTGCCATTTAGATTAG
- a CDS encoding class I SAM-dependent methyltransferase, which translates to MLINQIDFSKMYQEHMQQAHRTRKEPEHWDKKAQQMAQNCANPHDPYLVRFRELMDFTGAQTLLDVGCGPGSISLCLANEFKEVIGIDYSGGMLEMAQIRAKELGITHARFEQLAWEDSWETLPKVDISVASRSTLVDDLKAALLKLNRQTKLRVYTTHTINPTFIDENIIREIGREVIRLPTYIYAVNILHQMGINARVDFIKSPNKGGFDSFEAFVDSVNWSLKNITPNETEILRRYYDTQTASGKKIAYPSRDWAMVSWDVVAESELSL; encoded by the coding sequence ATGTTAATCAACCAGATCGATTTTTCTAAAATGTACCAAGAACATATGCAGCAAGCCCATAGAACACGTAAAGAACCGGAGCATTGGGACAAAAAAGCCCAGCAAATGGCGCAAAATTGTGCAAATCCTCATGATCCCTATTTAGTGCGCTTTCGTGAACTGATGGATTTTACGGGTGCCCAAACTCTACTGGATGTGGGCTGTGGTCCTGGTTCTATTAGCCTGTGCCTCGCCAATGAATTTAAAGAGGTTATTGGTATTGATTACAGTGGTGGCATGCTGGAAATGGCGCAAATTCGTGCCAAAGAGCTGGGGATTACCCATGCCCGCTTTGAACAATTAGCTTGGGAAGATAGTTGGGAGACACTGCCTAAAGTCGATATTTCTGTCGCCTCCCGTTCAACCTTAGTGGATGATTTAAAAGCGGCGCTACTTAAGCTCAATCGCCAAACAAAACTGCGCGTTTATACCACTCATACCATCAATCCAACCTTTATTGATGAAAATATTATTCGTGAAATCGGTCGTGAAGTGATCCGTTTGCCAACCTATATTTATGCGGTGAATATCTTACATCAAATGGGCATCAACGCCCGTGTTGATTTTATTAAGAGCCCGAACAAAGGTGGCTTTGATAGTTTTGAAGCCTTTGTGGATAGCGTTAATTGGTCACTTAAAAATATCACCCCGAATGAAACGGAGATCCTTCGCCGTTATTACGATACACAAACCGCATCTGGTAAAAAAATAGCTTATCCATCAAGAGATTGGGCTATGGTATCTTGGGATGTTGTTGCCGAATCGGAACTCTCATTATGA
- a CDS encoding molecular chaperone, producing MLSKLLIIIFIIGTSLANAEGLSLNQSRIIFNQDDTSQVAQIRNDTDKAILVQASVIKDLANKSVDNFIVTPPLFKVEPRAEFSMRIMSNKLGDLPKDRESIFYLKTRAIPSVNKNDDENKTSLVFVTAFVIKLIYRPVGIDAPTNEQYKKVNLIKKQAEWFFDNPTPYYMTVVGLSIDGDLKKESILLEPFSEFLINTKISDPSKVSWYFLNDFGSMTNKYVINSTSKY from the coding sequence ATTATTTTCATTATAGGGACATCACTAGCGAATGCTGAAGGTCTATCATTAAATCAAAGTCGTATCATTTTTAATCAAGATGATACTAGCCAAGTGGCACAAATACGTAATGATACAGATAAGGCAATTTTGGTACAAGCTTCTGTTATTAAAGATTTAGCTAATAAGAGCGTTGACAATTTTATTGTGACACCACCTTTATTTAAAGTGGAACCGAGAGCAGAGTTCTCGATGAGAATAATGTCGAATAAATTGGGTGACCTCCCTAAAGATAGAGAATCTATTTTTTACTTAAAAACAAGGGCTATTCCTTCAGTAAATAAAAATGATGATGAGAATAAAACAAGCTTAGTTTTTGTGACGGCATTTGTTATTAAACTTATTTATCGTCCTGTCGGTATTGATGCCCCAACAAATGAACAATATAAAAAAGTTAATTTAATAAAAAAACAAGCTGAATGGTTTTTTGATAACCCGACACCATACTATATGACTGTGGTTGGTTTAAGTATCGATGGTGATTTAAAAAAAGAATCTATACTTCTCGAACCTTTCAGCGAGTTTTTAATCAATACTAAAATTAGTGACCCCTCTAAAGTAAGTTGGTATTTCTTGAATGATTTTGGTTCTATGACGAATAAGTATGTTATAAATTCAACATCAAAATACTAA
- a CDS encoding transcriptional regulator, translating into MIEEHDYTIDDKFIFEQKTSLIYLKDDKNQSIELSKPASRLFNEILLLNIKKGIATRDELLTNVWEEYGLVGSNNNLNTYISEIRKKLEIIGIDPKSIVTVPKKGFRINSQITKFKIENNYHADFPIEATEPYENGSVIENSATSHLSVDKHDYAIKSHNVTTNPLVSSGAAIDNIPEESALKTATIPISSPMAINDKKQKNIKILFLFIITLVICFSIYFFFNTKTPSINQETAYLTVGTRGNCVIQTPADMIGKTTSGNIAFVNKKLEKYNISCEEPKRVILLSDLNKTYSFDKNIAISICKGEKDKYNCVSINDQRI; encoded by the coding sequence ATGATTGAAGAACATGACTATACTATTGATGACAAGTTTATTTTCGAACAAAAAACAAGTCTCATTTACTTAAAAGATGACAAAAATCAATCTATTGAATTATCCAAACCAGCTTCGAGATTATTCAATGAGATCTTGTTATTAAATATCAAAAAAGGTATTGCCACACGAGATGAGCTTCTAACCAATGTATGGGAAGAATACGGGTTAGTGGGTTCAAATAACAATTTAAATACTTATATTAGTGAAATACGAAAAAAACTTGAAATTATCGGCATCGATCCGAAATCTATCGTTACAGTACCTAAAAAAGGTTTTAGAATTAACAGCCAAATCACTAAATTTAAGATAGAAAATAATTATCATGCCGACTTTCCAATTGAAGCCACTGAACCATACGAAAATGGCAGTGTAATTGAGAACTCAGCAACTTCTCATTTAAGCGTAGATAAACATGATTATGCAATTAAATCGCATAATGTCACAACCAATCCCTTAGTCAGTAGTGGTGCTGCCATTGATAATATACCAGAGGAGAGTGCGCTAAAAACTGCAACAATCCCCATAAGCAGCCCCATGGCTATTAACGATAAAAAACAGAAAAATATAAAAATTTTATTCCTTTTTATTATTACTTTAGTCATTTGTTTTTCTATTTATTTCTTTTTTAACACAAAAACGCCGAGTATTAATCAGGAAACAGCTTACCTGACTGTAGGTACCCGTGGAAACTGTGTTATACAAACACCAGCAGATATGATAGGAAAAACAACAAGTGGCAATATTGCTTTTGTAAATAAAAAATTAGAAAAATATAATATTTCCTGCGAAGAACCAAAGCGTGTTATTCTTTTATCCGATTTGAATAAAACATATTCATTCGATAAAAACATTGCAATCAGCATCTGTAAAGGTGAAAAAGATAAATATAATTGCGTTTCAATTAACGATCAGAGAATTTAA
- a CDS encoding fimbria/pilus outer membrane usher protein, with the protein MDNKLFKISLLSSVICLSLYSYGDDYFDPSMLESQLGIDPSQLDLSQFGSSNSVLEGEYRIQVEVNRNNFGDKTLSFLANKDGLVVPVFTPALLEEWGVNVKAIPTLNQLDPNTQIFDLDKYIQDSTVTLDMSQLWLKVTIPQVAMLDKVQGYIDPKLLDDGIPALFFNYFISGNKTRDDSDAGGTFKSDSFFATVASGLNLGPWRLRSNVSYNRSNSDGDTTSSTDFNNTYVMRALNSIRSTIMVGEITTGSDVFDSFPFKGMKLASDESMLPSSQRGFAPEISGIAQSNARVTIRQNGYVVYQTYVSPGAFTLKDVYSTGNAGDLDVTVTEEDGTEKTFTVAFSALPVMLRPGGYEYETSVGRYDGGYTVSSKESDFFLGSVAYGLPTNSTLYGGLLMAKDYFSAAVGVGVSLGSLGALSADITHSSADMGGELGDTTGQSYRVRYSKSMMTTGTSIDLTALRYSSRSYFSFADFNNYDRRLKDDVAPWLNQRQRASFTTAISQSLGNYGSIFLSGSISDYWEIDREVRQLSMGYNGNFNKINYSLRYSIDRIKGRSSWPENRQISLNISVPFSIFSNHALARNMSSSYMFTQDNKHRTTNMLSVNGTLLDDKLAYGVSQGYENKGVGASGALNASYSGSKGDISAGYNYGKHTQNINGSLSGGLVLHSGGVLLGKSMGSTMAIVEAKGAEGTSVSNDDSVINRQGYAIYPYISAYSANHINLDVNTLPDDVMLNETTKTVYPSDGAIVKVKFETKVGYQVIMSLKHSDGSAIPFGSVATLIDKDSKDVNTGIVGDNNQLFMSGLPNDGVLNVSWGNGDKQKCRVDFSNIEALPVSTEQPIRSLSTLCK; encoded by the coding sequence ATGGACAATAAATTATTTAAAATCAGCTTATTATCTTCAGTGATATGTTTATCTCTATATTCTTATGGTGATGACTATTTCGACCCTAGTATGCTAGAAAGTCAGTTAGGTATTGACCCAAGTCAATTGGACCTATCGCAGTTTGGCTCTTCAAATAGTGTCCTCGAAGGGGAATATCGTATCCAAGTTGAAGTCAATAGAAATAACTTTGGGGATAAGACACTGAGCTTTTTGGCAAACAAGGATGGCTTAGTTGTGCCTGTGTTTACCCCGGCTCTATTGGAAGAATGGGGCGTCAATGTTAAAGCAATACCAACATTAAATCAGCTTGATCCAAACACTCAGATATTTGATTTAGATAAATATATACAAGACTCAACAGTGACTTTAGATATGTCACAATTATGGCTAAAAGTTACAATCCCACAAGTTGCTATGTTGGATAAAGTGCAAGGCTATATCGATCCTAAATTGTTGGATGATGGTATCCCCGCACTATTTTTTAATTATTTTATCAGCGGTAATAAAACACGTGATGACTCAGATGCTGGGGGAACCTTTAAGTCGGATAGTTTTTTTGCAACGGTTGCTTCAGGTTTAAATTTAGGACCGTGGCGTTTACGTTCTAATGTGTCTTATAACCGTAGTAATAGTGATGGTGATACAACATCTTCCACTGATTTTAATAATACTTATGTGATGAGAGCGCTTAACTCAATACGTTCAACTATCATGGTTGGCGAAATTACCACGGGCAGTGATGTATTCGACTCATTTCCTTTTAAAGGAATGAAATTAGCTTCAGATGAGAGTATGTTGCCAAGTAGTCAGCGTGGGTTTGCGCCTGAAATAAGCGGTATTGCTCAGTCTAATGCGAGAGTTACTATTCGCCAGAACGGTTATGTTGTATACCAAACTTACGTTTCACCAGGTGCATTTACTTTGAAAGATGTGTATTCAACGGGGAATGCTGGTGACCTAGATGTTACCGTGACAGAGGAGGATGGTACCGAAAAAACATTTACAGTTGCATTCTCAGCTCTTCCTGTCATGCTCCGCCCTGGTGGATATGAATACGAAACGAGTGTCGGTCGCTATGACGGTGGCTACACTGTGAGCTCTAAGGAATCTGACTTCTTTTTAGGGTCGGTTGCTTATGGTTTACCAACAAACAGTACGCTATATGGTGGGCTGTTAATGGCGAAAGATTACTTTTCTGCCGCTGTTGGCGTTGGGGTTTCTTTGGGATCTTTAGGTGCGTTATCTGCAGATATTACGCATTCGTCTGCTGATATGGGTGGCGAGCTTGGTGATACAACGGGTCAATCATATCGTGTACGTTATTCGAAAAGTATGATGACAACAGGTACCTCAATCGATTTAACCGCATTAAGGTACTCAAGCCGTTCTTACTTTAGCTTTGCAGATTTCAATAACTATGATCGTAGATTAAAGGATGATGTCGCACCATGGTTGAACCAGCGACAACGAGCTAGTTTTACAACCGCAATATCACAGTCACTTGGCAATTATGGCAGCATTTTCCTGTCTGGGAGTATTTCTGATTATTGGGAAATTGATAGGGAAGTCCGCCAGCTGTCAATGGGGTATAACGGTAATTTTAATAAAATCAATTATTCATTGCGTTATAGTATTGATCGAATTAAAGGTCGTTCATCTTGGCCTGAAAATCGGCAAATATCACTTAATATCAGTGTTCCGTTCAGTATTTTTTCGAATCATGCATTAGCTCGTAATATGAGTAGTAGTTATATGTTTACTCAAGATAATAAACATAGAACAACAAATATGCTTTCGGTCAATGGTACCTTACTGGACGATAAACTTGCATATGGCGTATCTCAAGGGTATGAAAATAAAGGGGTTGGAGCGAGTGGTGCCTTAAATGCATCGTATTCCGGTTCTAAGGGAGATATAAGTGCAGGTTACAACTATGGTAAGCATACGCAAAATATCAATGGTAGCTTATCTGGTGGGCTTGTACTCCATTCTGGTGGTGTGCTATTAGGTAAATCAATGGGGAGTACTATGGCAATTGTTGAAGCCAAGGGGGCTGAAGGTACTTCGGTGAGTAATGATGACTCAGTCATTAATCGCCAAGGATATGCAATTTACCCTTACATTTCTGCCTATAGCGCGAATCATATTAATTTGGATGTGAATACACTTCCAGATGATGTGATGCTAAATGAAACAACAAAAACCGTCTATCCATCGGATGGAGCTATCGTTAAAGTTAAATTCGAAACTAAGGTTGGTTATCAAGTTATTATGAGCCTGAAGCATTCTGATGGTAGTGCTATACCATTTGGTTCAGTAGCAACTTTAATTGATAAAGATTCTAAAGATGTGAATACAGGAATTGTGGGTGATAATAACCAATTATTTATGAGTGGATTACCAAATGATGGCGTATTGAATGTCAGTTGGGGCAATGGCGATAAACAAAAATGTCGTGTTGATTTTTCTAATATAGAGGCGTTACCCGTTTCGACAGAACAACCAATACGTTCTCTATCTACATTATGTAAATAG